One region of Rhodohalobacter mucosus genomic DNA includes:
- the dnaG gene encoding DNA primase: MITDDKKEEIRQTADIVEVVGDYVKLKKSGSGFVGLCPFHSEKTPSFHVTPQLGIYKCFGCGESGDVFSFVMAMEGVSFPESLRSLADRYGIDIPDEHTDGDDEQTRLREGIYHALKFAGLFFYRQLLESEKAATARSYLHKRGYEKETIRSFGLGYAPPGSELLKAAQTEGIPDEYLLRADLIKPDSRGDGYYDTFRDRLMFPIFNPSGKVIAFAGRILDESKKTAKYINSAQTPVYNKSEVVYGINFAKNEIRKEGEVILVEGYTDVITMNRHGIKNVVASSGTSLTPGQIKILQRYGNRIVMIYDADSAGQAAMQRGMNIALEQGMEVFLLELPEKEDPDSFVKQFGRDSFLDYKRKRAEDFVTFTILKAEKEGDMERPGGRSSTIRKILESIALIPEELERQVFIQHLHQKTQKYRKGSDRELFQQMEKILSEKKQKKQYKAGSNLSAPPAYMGDIPDIRDGDDYGNPQSAQSLPEQIDGKDRFRNREQALRKKPHYEMELIRLMLRYGENMIRFIGHNVAEDHFEDEELKAFYADIINRHVKGEKVTIEHYTEREAPYPTLLGDILLERYTLSEKHAEKTGSIFKRDKNPFKTAKSTLKPLHLYFFERKRKSIAIDLKNADGEEKARLMKLLTKVQKEISRIQKTPSDELFEDPDFIKSDPISDKNGFEYKMKGEGEG, from the coding sequence ATGATTACTGATGACAAAAAAGAGGAAATTCGTCAAACAGCCGATATCGTTGAAGTGGTTGGCGACTATGTGAAGCTGAAAAAGTCAGGAAGTGGGTTTGTGGGTTTATGTCCGTTTCACAGTGAAAAAACACCCTCATTTCACGTAACTCCCCAGCTTGGAATTTACAAATGTTTCGGCTGCGGAGAGAGCGGTGATGTGTTTAGTTTTGTAATGGCTATGGAGGGTGTCAGTTTTCCCGAATCTCTCAGGTCATTGGCTGATCGCTACGGAATTGATATTCCCGATGAGCATACCGATGGTGATGATGAGCAGACCAGGCTTCGCGAGGGGATTTATCATGCATTGAAATTTGCCGGCTTGTTCTTTTACCGTCAGCTTCTGGAGTCTGAAAAAGCAGCAACTGCACGATCATACCTGCACAAAAGGGGGTATGAAAAAGAAACCATCCGATCTTTCGGATTGGGGTATGCACCACCCGGTTCGGAACTGTTAAAAGCGGCTCAAACCGAAGGCATTCCTGATGAATACCTGTTACGGGCCGATCTCATAAAGCCGGATTCACGGGGAGACGGATACTACGATACTTTCCGCGACCGTCTCATGTTTCCCATTTTCAATCCATCGGGTAAAGTAATTGCGTTTGCAGGGAGGATACTGGATGAATCAAAAAAGACGGCCAAATACATCAATTCTGCCCAAACGCCTGTATACAACAAAAGTGAGGTAGTATATGGAATCAATTTTGCCAAGAATGAGATCCGCAAAGAAGGTGAAGTAATTCTTGTGGAAGGGTACACCGATGTAATCACCATGAACAGGCATGGTATTAAGAATGTGGTGGCATCAAGCGGCACATCCCTCACGCCGGGACAGATAAAAATTTTACAGCGCTACGGTAACCGTATCGTCATGATTTACGATGCAGATTCAGCGGGGCAGGCGGCTATGCAGCGCGGAATGAATATTGCTTTGGAACAGGGAATGGAGGTCTTTCTGCTGGAACTGCCGGAGAAGGAGGACCCCGACTCGTTCGTAAAGCAGTTTGGGCGGGACTCATTTCTGGACTATAAAAGAAAGAGAGCAGAAGATTTTGTCACCTTCACAATACTGAAAGCGGAAAAAGAGGGTGACATGGAGAGGCCAGGCGGGAGGTCTTCCACCATCAGAAAAATTTTGGAAAGCATTGCATTGATTCCGGAAGAGCTGGAACGGCAGGTATTTATACAGCACCTGCATCAGAAAACCCAGAAGTACCGAAAAGGAAGCGACCGAGAACTTTTTCAGCAGATGGAAAAAATTCTATCGGAAAAAAAACAGAAAAAACAGTATAAAGCAGGCTCTAATCTCTCAGCGCCACCCGCATACATGGGTGATATTCCTGACATCCGGGACGGTGATGATTATGGTAACCCACAAAGTGCTCAGTCACTGCCTGAACAAATTGATGGTAAAGATAGATTTCGTAACCGTGAACAGGCTCTAAGGAAAAAACCCCATTACGAGATGGAGCTTATCCGGCTGATGCTGCGATACGGGGAGAACATGATACGGTTCATCGGGCACAACGTTGCAGAAGATCATTTTGAAGATGAGGAGCTGAAAGCGTTCTATGCTGACATTATAAATCGGCATGTAAAAGGTGAAAAGGTTACGATAGAACATTACACAGAACGTGAAGCTCCTTATCCCACATTACTTGGTGACATATTGCTGGAACGGTATACCCTGAGTGAGAAGCATGCGGAAAAAACGGGAAGTATATTTAAAAGGGATAAAAATCCGTTTAAGACCGCTAAATCAACACTGAAACCTCTGCACCTCTATTTTTTTGAGAGAAAACGTAAAAGCATCGCTATCGACCTGAAAAACGCAGATGGTGAAGAAAAAGCCAGGCTCATGAAACTACTGACCAAAGTTCAGAAGGAGATAAGCCGTATACAAAAAACTCCGTCAGATGAGCTGTTTGAAGATCCCGATTTCATTAAATCGGATCCTATTTCAGATAAAAACGGCTTTGAGTATAAAATGAAAGGGGAAGGGGAAGGGTAG
- a CDS encoding glucose-1-phosphate adenylyltransferase, whose amino-acid sequence MSNKTIAIILGGGRGTRLHPLTRHRSKPAVPIAGKYRLVDIPISNCLNSGIRKIFVLTQFNSASLNRHIKNTYNFDLFSHGFVDILAAEQTPKSSNWFQGTADAVRQSIHHMANHEYEHVLVLSGDQLYQMDYNKLIENHKKAKANLTVATIPVNAADAPGFGIMKTGGNGEINSFVEKPATEELSKWTSETTDEMKEKGRVYLASMGIYVFNKEDLIRLFEDNPDATDFGKEIIPKAIDGGAKVISYPYSGYWTDIGTIGSFFDANLALTDTVPDFNLYDNERQIYTRARLLPASKLTGTSTDHVLIAEGCIIEASRIERSIVGIRSRIGRGTTIEHSIVMGNDYFATEAELTSQSNEKPLMGIGQRCFISRAIIDKNARIGNDVRIVGGTHLDDGKYDKHHVVDGIVIIQKGTVIPDGYSI is encoded by the coding sequence ATGAGCAACAAGACCATTGCAATCATTTTGGGAGGCGGAAGGGGGACAAGGCTTCACCCGCTTACAAGGCACCGCAGTAAACCGGCAGTACCTATAGCAGGTAAATACCGGCTTGTAGATATTCCGATTTCAAACTGTCTTAACTCCGGTATACGCAAAATATTCGTACTCACCCAGTTCAATTCAGCATCCCTGAATCGTCACATCAAAAACACATACAATTTTGATCTGTTTTCGCACGGTTTTGTAGACATCCTTGCTGCAGAGCAGACCCCGAAGAGCTCAAATTGGTTTCAGGGCACTGCTGATGCAGTCCGTCAGTCCATCCACCATATGGCAAACCATGAATATGAACATGTTTTGGTTCTTTCAGGTGATCAGCTCTACCAGATGGATTATAATAAACTGATCGAAAATCATAAGAAGGCAAAAGCGAATCTGACAGTAGCCACGATCCCTGTAAATGCTGCGGATGCTCCGGGTTTTGGAATTATGAAAACCGGAGGAAATGGAGAGATTAACTCATTCGTAGAAAAACCTGCCACAGAGGAGCTTTCAAAATGGACGTCCGAAACAACAGACGAAATGAAAGAGAAGGGCAGGGTATACCTGGCCTCAATGGGTATATACGTTTTCAACAAGGAGGATCTGATAAGGCTTTTCGAGGATAATCCCGATGCAACGGATTTTGGAAAGGAGATTATTCCAAAAGCTATAGATGGTGGTGCAAAGGTGATTAGTTATCCATACAGCGGATATTGGACGGATATCGGTACGATAGGTTCCTTTTTTGATGCAAACCTGGCACTCACCGATACTGTGCCGGATTTCAATCTTTATGATAATGAACGTCAAATCTACACAAGAGCGCGGCTTCTTCCGGCCTCAAAATTGACAGGCACATCTACCGATCATGTATTGATTGCGGAGGGGTGTATTATCGAAGCCAGCAGAATTGAAAGGTCCATTGTGGGAATCCGTTCCCGTATCGGAAGAGGTACGACGATCGAACACTCCATCGTTATGGGTAACGACTATTTCGCCACGGAAGCAGAACTTACCAGTCAGTCTAATGAAAAACCTCTGATGGGTATCGGACAGCGCTGTTTTATCAGCCGCGCCATCATTGACAAAAATGCACGGATTGGCAATGACGTAAGAATTGTGGGCGGAACCCATCTGGATGATGGGAAATATGACAAACACCATGTTGTTGACGGTATTGTCATTATTCAGAAGGGAACAGTGATACCTGATGGGTATAGCATCTGA
- a CDS encoding glycogen synthase, which translates to MEIIHITAECYPAAKAGGLGDVAGALPKYLNKLGQTSSVILPYYQTNWLQKASTSPIFEGSAPFGTDTFFFRVHRLDDPDLGFELNLVEIPGRFDRPGIYIDPWSGHPYWDEKERFFSFQIAALEWLSQTDRNPDVIHCHDHHTGLVPFMMNHCFRYDNYSDTPSVITIHNGEYQGMHDIGSYTMLPAFNLGKIGLLDWNGKLNSLAAGIKSAWKVTTVSEGYMNELLEDCHGLETLLRHEKDKTAGILNGIDTDVWDPKTDEYLDKTYSLRNYKSGKAANKAYLCDEFSLKPDKPLFSFIGRLVREKGADLLPDLIKRCREENLEAIFVVLGTGDPALHDVLKQLQGEYMGYFDARLEYNEKLAHRIYAGSDFILMPSRVEPCGLNQLYSMRYGTVPVVRKTGGLADTVTDLNEENGYGLVFDDFDVEQAFNTVKRGVEFFQEKQFFNSIRRYIMGLDFSWEKAAENYTDLYEELKKMKGE; encoded by the coding sequence ATGGAAATCATCCACATTACGGCAGAATGTTATCCGGCTGCTAAGGCAGGTGGTTTGGGGGATGTTGCAGGTGCACTTCCAAAATACCTCAACAAACTTGGGCAAACATCATCAGTGATTTTGCCATATTACCAAACAAATTGGCTTCAGAAGGCTTCAACTTCACCCATCTTTGAAGGATCGGCGCCTTTTGGAACAGACACCTTTTTCTTCAGGGTGCATCGCCTGGATGATCCTGACCTTGGATTTGAACTCAATCTTGTAGAGATACCTGGGCGCTTCGACCGTCCCGGAATTTATATAGATCCATGGTCGGGTCATCCTTATTGGGATGAAAAAGAACGTTTTTTCAGTTTTCAGATTGCCGCTCTGGAATGGTTAAGCCAAACGGATCGAAATCCTGATGTGATACACTGCCATGACCATCACACAGGTCTTGTGCCCTTTATGATGAATCACTGTTTCAGGTATGATAATTACTCAGATACCCCGTCCGTCATTACCATTCACAATGGTGAATACCAGGGCATGCACGATATCGGTAGCTATACCATGCTTCCCGCGTTCAATCTTGGGAAAATCGGACTGCTTGACTGGAACGGAAAGTTAAACTCGCTTGCAGCCGGAATTAAGTCAGCATGGAAAGTTACAACGGTATCGGAAGGGTATATGAATGAGCTTTTGGAGGACTGTCATGGTCTGGAAACACTGCTGCGCCATGAAAAGGACAAAACAGCCGGTATACTGAATGGAATAGATACTGACGTCTGGGATCCAAAAACAGATGAATATCTGGATAAAACCTACAGTCTGAGAAATTATAAATCGGGTAAAGCTGCGAACAAGGCATATTTGTGTGATGAATTCAGTCTTAAGCCTGACAAACCACTGTTTTCTTTTATAGGTCGCCTGGTAAGAGAGAAAGGGGCCGATCTGCTGCCTGATCTTATAAAACGATGCAGAGAGGAGAATCTGGAAGCTATATTTGTTGTTCTTGGCACCGGAGACCCGGCACTTCATGATGTATTAAAACAGCTTCAGGGTGAATATATGGGGTATTTTGATGCCCGGCTGGAGTATAATGAAAAGCTGGCCCACAGAATCTATGCAGGAAGTGATTTTATTCTGATGCCCTCCAGGGTAGAGCCTTGTGGATTAAACCAGCTCTATTCGATGCGATATGGCACGGTCCCGGTTGTCAGAAAAACCGGGGGACTTGCGGATACGGTGACAGACCTGAATGAGGAAAACGGTTATGGACTTGTATTCGATGATTTTGATGTGGAACAGGCTTTTAATACAGTAAAAAGGGGAGTGGAATTCTTTCAGGAAAAACAGTTTTTTAATAGTATACGCAGATACATCATGGGACTGGATTTTTCATGGGAAAAAGCTGCTGAAAATTACACGGATCTCTACGAAGAACTTAAAAAAATGAAAGGGGAATAA
- the sucD gene encoding succinate--CoA ligase subunit alpha — protein sequence MSVLVGKDSRLVVQGFTGSEGTFHAGQMIEYGTNVIGGVTPGKGGQSHLDLPVFNTVADSIEKEGANTSVIFVPPAFAADAIMEAAIAGIKVIICITEGIPVQDMVKAKQVVKNHGATLVGPNCPGVITPGEAKVGIMPAMIFSPGNIGLISRSGTLTYEAVDQLTKAGLGQSTAIGIGGDPVIGTNHTDAVKLFENDPGTDAIVLIGEIGGSAEEDAAAYIKDHVSKPVVAFIAGSTAPPGRRMGHAGAIISGGKGTAEDKKKALRDAGVTVAESPAEIGETLKGIL from the coding sequence ATGAGTGTATTAGTTGGCAAGGACAGCCGTCTGGTTGTTCAGGGTTTTACCGGTAGTGAAGGCACGTTTCATGCCGGACAAATGATCGAATACGGTACAAATGTTATTGGTGGAGTAACGCCCGGTAAAGGAGGGCAAAGCCATCTTGACCTGCCCGTTTTCAATACCGTAGCAGATTCCATTGAGAAAGAAGGCGCAAATACCTCTGTAATTTTTGTTCCTCCCGCTTTTGCTGCGGATGCTATTATGGAAGCCGCCATTGCAGGCATAAAGGTAATTATCTGTATCACGGAAGGCATACCCGTGCAGGATATGGTGAAAGCCAAGCAGGTGGTAAAAAACCATGGTGCCACGCTTGTGGGACCCAATTGTCCTGGCGTCATTACTCCCGGAGAAGCCAAAGTTGGTATTATGCCGGCGATGATTTTTTCACCCGGAAATATCGGACTTATATCACGGTCGGGCACCCTTACCTACGAAGCGGTTGACCAGCTCACCAAAGCCGGACTCGGTCAGAGCACCGCAATTGGAATTGGAGGTGATCCGGTAATCGGAACGAACCATACTGATGCAGTTAAACTGTTTGAGAATGATCCGGGAACAGATGCCATTGTTTTGATTGGTGAGATTGGCGGTTCTGCCGAGGAAGACGCTGCTGCGTATATCAAAGATCATGTATCAAAACCAGTTGTTGCCTTTATTGCGGGCAGCACGGCTCCTCCCGGACGACGAATGGGTCACGCAGGGGCAATTATCTCAGGCGGTAAAGGTACCGCAGAAGATAAGAAGAAGGCATTGCGCGATGCAGGTGTCACCGTTGCCGAAAGTCCCGCTGAGATTGGAGAAACGCTTAAAGGCATTCTCTGA
- the tnpA gene encoding IS200/IS605 family transposase, with the protein MPQSLNSIYIHVVFSTKNRKPLIDNRISSELFNYLGGICKVTGANPIQIGGYIDHVHILCRLSKNVTLPKFIEELKKRSSKWIKTKGQQYSDFYWQDGYCAISVRPDEVEKLIRYIKNQRDHHDKRQYKDELVAFLNKFNIVHDEKYLWE; encoded by the coding sequence ATGCCACAATCATTGAATAGCATATATATACACGTAGTATTCAGTACAAAAAACCGAAAACCTTTAATTGATAACCGGATTTCATCTGAGTTATTCAACTATTTAGGCGGTATATGTAAGGTAACCGGTGCCAATCCGATTCAAATTGGTGGATACATAGATCATGTCCACATTCTTTGCAGGTTGTCCAAAAATGTAACCCTGCCGAAATTTATTGAGGAGTTAAAAAAAAGATCTTCGAAATGGATAAAAACAAAAGGTCAACAATACTCAGATTTCTATTGGCAGGATGGATATTGTGCAATTTCAGTCCGACCTGATGAAGTAGAGAAATTAATCAGATATATAAAAAATCAGAGAGATCATCACGATAAAAGGCAATACAAGGATGAACTTGTTGCATTTTTAAACAAATTCAACATAGTTCATGATGAAAAATACTTATGGGAGTGA